In Clostridium sp., one DNA window encodes the following:
- a CDS encoding exodeoxyribonuclease III yields MNIYSWNVNGLRAICRKNFFQWIHEENPDILCIQETKLQEDTLEDKLRNITGYYSYFSFAEKKGYSGVAVYTKFKPLSVGHGIGIDSFDSEGRILILEFADFTLLNIYFPNGQMSDERLEYKMKFYDAILDYCNKLVDEGKRLVICGDYNTAHTEMDIKNAKANSNRSGFLPIERQWIDKFIQNGYTDTYRYINSDKIEYSWWSYRFKARERNAGWRIDYLFVSNNFLSKIKDARILTDVPGSDHCPIMIDIELR; encoded by the coding sequence ATGAACATATATTCTTGGAATGTAAATGGACTGAGGGCAATCTGCAGAAAAAACTTTTTTCAGTGGATACATGAAGAAAATCCGGATATACTGTGTATCCAGGAAACCAAACTTCAGGAAGATACACTGGAGGACAAACTGAGAAACATAACAGGTTATTATTCTTACTTCAGTTTTGCAGAAAAAAAGGGCTACAGCGGTGTAGCTGTATACACAAAATTCAAACCACTGTCTGTTGGGCACGGTATCGGCATAGACAGCTTTGACAGTGAAGGCAGGATACTTATACTTGAATTTGCTGATTTCACACTGCTGAATATATACTTCCCGAATGGGCAGATGAGTGATGAAAGATTGGAATACAAGATGAAATTTTATGATGCAATACTGGATTACTGCAACAAACTTGTAGATGAAGGTAAAAGACTTGTAATATGCGGTGATTACAATACTGCACACACTGAAATGGATATAAAAAATGCAAAGGCAAATTCAAATCGTTCCGGTTTTCTTCCAATTGAAAGACAGTGGATTGATAAGTTCATACAGAATGGATATACAGATACATATAGATACATAAATTCTGATAAAATAGAGTATTCCTGGTGGAGCTACAGATTCAAGGCCAGGGAAAGAAATGCAGGATGGAGAATAGACTACCTTTTTGTATCCAACAACTTTCTTTCAAAAATAAAAGATGCAAGAATACTTACGGATGTACCTGGATCGGATCACTGTCCGATTATGATAGACATAGAATTACGATAA
- a CDS encoding cell division protein SepF, which produces MAGKMLNKMMSFLGLEDDFEDEIEETEAENNKKAVNEFTDVEPIINSKKQNKVVSIHTTISAKIKIVKPTTYEEAADICDELKNRKIVVINTTGLENRIAQRLLDFMGGSSYSLGGSLEEIEKGVYILSPSCVEVSNDLKSELSGKGLFNWK; this is translated from the coding sequence ATGGCCGGTAAGATGTTGAATAAAATGATGAGCTTTTTAGGACTTGAAGATGATTTTGAGGATGAAATTGAAGAAACGGAGGCAGAAAACAACAAAAAAGCCGTGAATGAATTTACGGATGTAGAACCAATTATAAATTCAAAGAAGCAAAATAAAGTAGTTAGTATACATACAACTATTTCAGCCAAGATAAAGATAGTTAAGCCTACAACCTATGAGGAGGCTGCAGATATTTGCGATGAGTTGAAAAACAGAAAGATTGTAGTTATAAATACTACAGGACTTGAAAATAGGATAGCACAGAGATTGCTTGATTTTATGGGAGGTTCAAGTTATTCACTTGGAGGAAGTCTGGAAGAAATAGAGAAGGGTGTCTATATACTTTCCCCATCATGTGTTGAAGTAAGTAATGATTTGAAAAGTGAACTTTCAGGAAAAGGATTGTTTAACTGGAAATAA
- a CDS encoding DUF881 domain-containing protein, producing the protein MRKFASQISIFIVCGILGFMLAYQSKVLMNQDNTLNLAGNNNSTDITVEIERYKTQKQELEKKVDELQGKVKKYEDAAASTSASTKNLLDELEDTRILTGETDVKGPGIIIYITPSSSMFGNNLSENVSDKITDKHLAYLVNELRFAGAEAISINDIRIVSNTGIRTAGNYILINNDEKISPSSRIVIEAIGDQKLLYSDMSFPEVFADFKNLADIKFEKKDNISIKKYNKTYKLQYARPVKD; encoded by the coding sequence ATGCGTAAATTTGCTTCACAGATAAGTATTTTTATTGTATGCGGTATATTGGGATTTATGCTCGCCTACCAGTCCAAGGTTCTTATGAATCAGGACAATACATTAAATCTTGCCGGCAATAATAATAGTACCGATATCACTGTTGAGATAGAGAGATATAAGACTCAGAAACAGGAATTGGAGAAGAAAGTTGATGAACTGCAGGGCAAGGTGAAGAAATATGAAGATGCAGCAGCCAGCACCAGTGCTTCAACAAAGAACCTTCTGGATGAACTTGAGGATACAAGAATACTGACGGGAGAAACGGATGTAAAGGGGCCGGGCATAATCATATATATTACTCCAAGCAGCAGCATGTTTGGAAATAACCTGAGCGAAAATGTTTCGGACAAAATAACTGACAAGCATTTGGCGTATTTGGTAAATGAACTCAGATTTGCAGGAGCTGAGGCAATATCCATAAACGATATAAGAATTGTATCCAATACGGGGATAAGGACAGCAGGCAACTATATACTTATAAATAATGATGAAAAAATATCTCCATCCAGTAGAATAGTAATTGAGGCTATAGGAGATCAGAAGCTCTTGTACAGCGATATGAGCTTTCCAGAAGTCTTTGCTGATTTCAAGAATCTGGCGGATATAAAATTTGAGAAGAAGGATAATATAAGTATAAAAAAGTACAACAAAACGTATAAACTTCAATATGCCAGACCGGTTAAAGATTAA
- a CDS encoding 5'-methylthioadenosine/adenosylhomocysteine nucleosidase yields MTIGIIGAMNEELEILLSEMDVEKVNKKANMDFNFGKVYGKKAAVVVCGIGKVNAAVCTQILIDDFKVDRIINVGIAGGLGDEVYPGDIVIADNLVQHDMDATAFGDKLGQIPRLDAYEFKCDSLLVEKAKEACSFLKNKNSFVGRIVTGDQFISSGDKTKWLQSEFGALACEMEGGSIAQVCYLNKIPFVVVRSISDNANNGAHMEYEEFGPIAIKNSTEILKHMLAD; encoded by the coding sequence ATGACGATAGGAATTATAGGGGCAATGAATGAAGAACTGGAAATTTTATTGTCTGAAATGGATGTTGAAAAAGTTAATAAAAAGGCCAACATGGATTTTAACTTTGGAAAAGTATATGGTAAAAAGGCGGCTGTAGTAGTATGTGGCATAGGAAAAGTCAATGCAGCTGTATGCACACAAATACTTATAGATGATTTTAAAGTGGATAGAATAATAAATGTAGGTATAGCCGGCGGACTTGGAGATGAAGTGTATCCCGGTGATATTGTGATTGCGGACAATCTGGTACAGCATGATATGGATGCCACTGCTTTTGGAGATAAACTTGGTCAGATCCCGAGGCTTGATGCCTATGAATTTAAATGTGACAGCTTATTGGTTGAAAAAGCAAAAGAGGCTTGCAGTTTTCTTAAAAATAAAAATAGTTTCGTAGGCAGGATCGTAACAGGAGATCAGTTTATATCAAGCGGAGACAAGACAAAATGGCTTCAAAGCGAGTTTGGAGCACTTGCATGTGAGATGGAGGGGGGAAGCATTGCACAGGTATGTTATTTGAATAAAATACCTTTTGTAGTTGTAAGGTCTATATCCGACAATGCCAATAATGGTGCACATATGGAATATGAGGAGTTCGGACCTATTGCCATAAAAAATTCTACTGAAATATTGAAGCACATGCTTGCAGATTAA
- the aroB gene encoding 3-dehydroquinate synthase translates to MKEIQVNSQNSNYRIYIDTDFDEFYSLIEKYRDRKIFLVTDDIVYKLHGNTIHEFEEKISCKSFCFPHGEENKSVDTVTRIYDFLLKNGANRESVLIGIGGGLVGDIAGFTASTYMRGIKFINIPTTMLSQIDSCIGGKVGYNFGGVKNLIGNFFDPEFVYVCPYFLNTLGDMQFKDGLGELVKYGIIDSEQFFSYIYDNSDSILSRDKDVLLYVIERCLNIKKNVVTKDFRDTGLRNILNFGHTVGHAVEVSSDFSISHGEAVALGSLAALKLSEYKLNISPDIYISALTLLKKLGLSTTYKIEDYPSFLYAIRHDKKNDASIRFVLVEGIGKYRIKVKVEEEEINRALRESIDN, encoded by the coding sequence GTGAAAGAAATACAGGTGAATTCACAAAACAGCAATTATAGAATCTATATAGATACTGACTTTGATGAGTTCTATAGTTTAATTGAAAAGTACAGGGATAGAAAAATTTTTCTTGTTACGGATGATATAGTATATAAACTGCACGGAAATACAATACATGAATTTGAAGAGAAAATAAGCTGCAAGTCATTTTGCTTTCCCCATGGAGAGGAAAACAAGAGTGTGGATACCGTTACCCGTATATATGATTTCCTGTTGAAAAATGGAGCAAACAGGGAAAGTGTCCTAATAGGAATCGGTGGAGGTCTTGTGGGGGATATAGCAGGTTTTACAGCTTCCACATATATGCGTGGGATCAAGTTCATAAACATACCAACTACAATGTTGTCACAGATTGACAGCTGCATTGGAGGAAAGGTAGGATATAATTTTGGGGGGGTAAAAAATCTGATAGGAAATTTCTTTGATCCTGAATTTGTATATGTATGCCCTTATTTTTTGAATACTCTTGGTGACATGCAGTTCAAAGATGGGCTGGGGGAACTTGTTAAATATGGAATAATAGATTCCGAACAATTTTTTAGCTACATATATGACAATTCTGACAGCATACTTTCCAGAGATAAAGATGTACTTCTCTATGTAATAGAAAGATGCCTGAACATAAAGAAAAATGTTGTAACAAAAGATTTCAGAGATACAGGGCTCAGAAACATACTCAATTTCGGCCATACTGTAGGTCATGCAGTTGAAGTATCCTCTGATTTCAGTATATCTCATGGTGAGGCAGTTGCGCTTGGAAGTCTGGCTGCACTGAAACTGTCGGAATATAAGTTAAATATATCACCTGATATATATATTTCTGCATTGACTCTTTTAAAAAAACTTGGACTTTCCACAACCTATAAAATCGAGGATTATCCTTCATTTCTGTATGCGATAAGACACGACAAGAAGAATGATGCCAGCATAAGATTTGTACTGGTTGAGGGAATAGGAAAATACAGAATAAAGGTTAAAGTAGAAGAAGAAGAAATAAATAGAGCACTTAGAGAATCTATAGATAATTAA
- a CDS encoding small basic family protein — protein sequence MLGFIGLILGIIVGVIWNVNIPDKFSPYMSVAILACLDSVFGAIRASLSKNFQADIFISGFFGNAVLAAALAYLGDKLGVPIYLAAVIVFGGRIFDNFAMIRRLLIEKARSRKQ from the coding sequence ATGTTAGGTTTTATAGGTCTTATATTGGGAATAATAGTAGGTGTGATTTGGAATGTAAATATTCCGGATAAATTTTCACCATATATGTCGGTGGCCATCCTTGCGTGTCTCGATTCAGTGTTCGGTGCAATAAGGGCAAGTCTGTCAAAAAATTTTCAGGCGGATATATTTATATCCGGATTTTTTGGAAACGCTGTTCTTGCGGCAGCTCTTGCATATTTGGGAGATAAACTTGGAGTTCCCATATATCTTGCAGCGGTCATAGTCTTCGGAGGAAGGATATTTGATAATTTTGCCATGATACGACGTTTATTGATAGAAAAGGCAAGGTCACGGAAACAATGA
- a CDS encoding YggS family pyridoxal phosphate-dependent enzyme → MSIKENLNEITEELGDNVTLLAVSKTKPVEDIKQAYDFGIRDFGENKVQELIKKEPQLPKNIRWHLIGHLQRNKVKYIVGKVYLIHSLDNIKLLEEIEKRYGAVNLTANALIQINIGEEESKTGIYVRDLETLIEACEKCKNVKIKGIMSVIPKGNEESCRYYFKKVRTIFDDLKKRNSNNIEMDILSMGMTHDYKIAIEEGSNLIRVGEGIFGKRNYSKK, encoded by the coding sequence TTGTCAATAAAAGAAAATTTGAATGAGATTACTGAAGAACTGGGAGACAATGTAACTTTGTTGGCTGTTTCTAAAACTAAGCCCGTAGAGGATATAAAACAGGCTTATGATTTTGGAATCAGGGATTTTGGAGAAAACAAGGTTCAGGAATTGATAAAAAAAGAACCGCAACTTCCAAAAAACATAAGATGGCATTTAATAGGGCATCTTCAGAGAAACAAAGTGAAATACATTGTAGGAAAGGTCTATTTAATCCATTCTTTGGACAATATAAAACTTCTTGAAGAAATAGAGAAACGTTATGGAGCAGTAAACTTAACAGCAAATGCTCTTATCCAGATAAATATAGGTGAAGAAGAAAGCAAAACAGGTATATATGTAAGGGATTTGGAAACATTGATAGAAGCTTGTGAAAAGTGTAAAAATGTCAAGATAAAGGGGATTATGTCAGTGATTCCAAAGGGAAATGAGGAGAGCTGCAGATATTATTTCAAAAAGGTTCGTACCATCTTTGATGATCTGAAAAAAAGAAATTCCAATAATATAGAGATGGATATATTGTCTATGGGTATGACTCATGATTATAAGATAGCTATCGAAGAAGGTTCCAATTTGATTAGAGTGGGTGAAGGAATATTCGGTAAAAGGAATTATTCCAAAAAATAA
- a CDS encoding cell division protein FtsQ/DivIB, with translation MSDEVVNTDNELIIRRRRKKKIRNCLLFFLFLLAVLFVLSIKLPYFNIKSIEVYGNKNIKSHDIVKLSGICTGNNIFYINLKASEKNIMRNPYIDTVNIKRKLPSGININVTERDAVFYTDLSGKFYIIDKNGVLLQKKDSVSDMKLVKLTGLNVENVEIGNRIKSSDSRKIDAVKNIGGLIEKNRTSFGIVRVDVSDSLDVKAYINNMYIKLGSADDMKEKLNNALNIIKQEKLENKSGYVDVRFHGNPVFFIDGKQEDR, from the coding sequence ATGAGCGATGAAGTGGTTAATACTGATAACGAACTTATAATTAGGAGAAGAAGAAAGAAAAAGATAAGAAATTGTCTTCTGTTCTTTCTGTTCCTTCTGGCGGTGTTGTTTGTACTGTCTATAAAATTACCATATTTTAATATTAAAAGCATTGAAGTATATGGTAACAAGAATATAAAGTCCCATGATATTGTAAAGCTTTCAGGCATATGTACGGGAAACAATATATTTTATATAAATCTGAAGGCTTCAGAAAAGAATATAATGAGAAATCCGTATATAGATACTGTAAACATCAAGCGGAAACTGCCATCGGGAATAAATATAAATGTGACGGAGAGAGATGCCGTATTTTATACGGATTTGAGTGGAAAATTTTATATAATAGATAAAAATGGAGTACTTCTTCAAAAAAAAGACAGTGTTTCCGACATGAAACTTGTCAAGTTGACGGGATTAAACGTTGAAAATGTGGAAATTGGGAATAGGATAAAAAGCAGTGACAGCAGAAAAATAGATGCAGTCAAAAACATTGGCGGGTTGATTGAAAAAAATAGGACATCTTTTGGAATTGTACGGGTTGATGTTTCTGATTCATTGGATGTAAAAGCTTATATAAACAATATGTACATAAAACTTGGGAGTGCCGATGATATGAAAGAAAAACTGAATAATGCGTTGAACATAATAAAACAGGAAAAGCTGGAAAATAAAAGCGGCTATGTAGATGTAAGATTTCATGGGAATCCCGTATTTTTTATTGATGGTAAGCAGGAGGATAGATAA
- a CDS encoding DivIVA domain-containing protein, translating to MAMTTLDITNKEFKKAFRGYSIDEVDEFLDKITGDYEAICRENSQLKDKLKSMEERVEHYSKMENTIQNTLLLAQNASEQAKENAKKESELIIKNANETSKRIIDKAHGDVIEINDEFERVKQEFTKFRTRYRNFMESQLEMFDDMEKSFVKNYNIGYEQNESNSINQLPVKEKEIEVISQDDSGSDDEDKFDESIDKEVPTNDDELEEIKNFFVKG from the coding sequence ATGGCTATGACAACTTTAGATATAACTAATAAAGAATTTAAAAAAGCATTCAGAGGATATAGTATAGATGAAGTGGATGAATTTCTGGATAAAATAACAGGGGATTATGAGGCCATCTGCAGGGAAAATTCACAGTTGAAAGACAAGTTAAAATCAATGGAAGAGAGAGTGGAACACTACAGCAAAATGGAGAATACCATACAAAATACTCTCCTTCTGGCACAAAATGCTTCTGAACAGGCCAAGGAAAATGCAAAAAAGGAAAGTGAGCTCATAATAAAAAATGCAAATGAAACTTCAAAAAGGATAATAGACAAGGCACATGGAGATGTAATTGAGATAAATGATGAATTTGAGAGAGTAAAGCAGGAATTCACCAAGTTTAGAACCAGATATAGAAATTTTATGGAATCCCAGCTGGAAATGTTTGATGACATGGAGAAGAGTTTTGTTAAGAATTATAATATAGGGTATGAGCAAAATGAAAGCAACAGTATTAATCAACTGCCTGTAAAGGAAAAGGAAATAGAAGTTATTTCCCAGGATGACAGCGGCAGTGATGATGAAGATAAATTTGATGAAAGCATTGATAAGGAAGTTCCAACTAATGATGATGAGCTTGAGGAAATTAAGAATTTCTTTGTAAAAGGATGA
- the lspA gene encoding signal peptidase II, giving the protein MTIFIIAAGLILDRITKLWAVNSLSKISEITIIENFFSFFYTENKGAAFSIFQGRTTFLTIISIVIMCFIIFYIVKYRPRNKFMRISLALIISGALGNLIDRIKYKYVVDFISVHYKDIYYFPIFNVADIMVVIGTLILVICLLRDEKHGN; this is encoded by the coding sequence ATGACTATATTTATAATAGCAGCAGGCTTGATACTGGACAGGATTACAAAACTGTGGGCCGTAAACAGCCTGTCTAAAATTTCTGAGATTACTATAATAGAAAATTTCTTTTCATTTTTTTATACTGAAAACAAGGGGGCAGCCTTTAGTATTTTCCAAGGCAGAACTACATTTTTAACTATAATATCCATAGTTATAATGTGTTTCATTATATTTTATATTGTGAAGTACAGACCCAGAAATAAATTTATGAGAATAAGTCTGGCTCTTATAATAAGCGGTGCCCTTGGAAATCTCATAGACAGGATAAAATACAAGTATGTAGTTGACTTTATATCCGTCCACTACAAGGATATCTATTATTTCCCCATATTCAATGTGGCTGATATAATGGTTGTAATAGGAACACTGATTCTTGTGATCTGCTTATTGAGGGATGAAAAACATGGAAACTAA
- a CDS encoding RluA family pseudouridine synthase: METKIFLFEDSPAPRLDVFLNVQFHDKSRSYIQKLIEKQLVTVNGKTRKSNYKLKFGDEVAVTFNDPVDLDVEPEDIKLDILYEDSDIIVVNKPQGMVVHPAAGIRTGTLVNALLNHCSDLSGINGVMRPGIVHRIDKDTSGILVVAKNDTAHNRLAEQLKNHSMTREYIALVEGIIKVGEGTVDEPLARHPRDKIKMAVVRNGKRAVTHYRVIERFKNNTLIRCILETGRTHQIRVHMAYIGHPIVGDPVYGYKKQRFNLNGQLLHAQKLGFIHPTSGKYIEFSSELPEYFKRIINIMENST, translated from the coding sequence ATGGAAACTAAAATTTTTTTGTTTGAGGACAGCCCGGCTCCACGCCTTGATGTGTTTTTAAATGTACAGTTTCACGACAAGTCCAGGTCATATATACAGAAGCTCATAGAAAAACAGCTTGTAACTGTAAACGGAAAGACAAGAAAAAGCAATTATAAGCTTAAATTTGGTGACGAGGTAGCTGTAACTTTTAATGATCCTGTAGATCTTGATGTGGAACCAGAAGATATAAAGCTTGATATACTGTACGAAGACAGTGATATTATTGTAGTAAATAAGCCCCAGGGAATGGTTGTTCATCCGGCGGCAGGTATAAGAACTGGTACACTTGTAAACGCCCTTTTGAATCACTGCAGTGATCTGTCGGGCATAAATGGAGTTATGCGTCCAGGTATAGTCCACAGGATAGACAAAGATACATCCGGGATACTTGTGGTCGCCAAAAATGATACTGCACATAATAGACTTGCAGAACAGCTTAAAAATCATTCCATGACGAGAGAATATATTGCTCTTGTTGAAGGAATTATAAAGGTTGGTGAAGGAACTGTGGATGAACCGCTTGCAAGGCATCCACGGGACAAGATAAAGATGGCGGTTGTCAGAAACGGCAAAAGAGCAGTTACACACTATAGGGTAATTGAGAGATTCAAGAACAATACTTTGATTAGATGTATACTTGAAACTGGAAGGACACATCAGATAAGAGTCCATATGGCATATATCGGACATCCGATAGTAGGTGATCCCGTATACGGGTATAAAAAGCAGAGGTTCAATTTAAACGGACAGCTCCTGCATGCGCAGAAGCTTGGGTTTATTCATCCCACATCGGGAAAATATATTGAATTCAGTTCTGAACTTCCGGAGTATTTCAAGAGGATAATAAATATCATGGAGAACAGTACATAA
- a CDS encoding YggT family protein: protein MISTTLEVALGLLFRFLEGAIFLDVILSWVMPGRRGGFIELLHVFTEPFMIPGRKLQQKIMPGLMIDFSPIIAFVIIDVLRGIVFSIL, encoded by the coding sequence ATGATAAGCACTACTTTAGAGGTTGCGTTAGGACTGCTTTTTAGATTTTTGGAAGGTGCTATATTTTTGGATGTAATATTGTCATGGGTAATGCCTGGAAGAAGAGGAGGTTTTATAGAACTGCTACATGTATTTACAGAACCTTTTATGATACCGGGAAGAAAACTCCAACAGAAGATTATGCCGGGACTTATGATAGATTTCTCCCCTATAATCGCTTTTGTTATAATAGATGTACTAAGGGGAATTGTTTTTTCCATATTGTAG
- a CDS encoding DUF881 domain-containing protein, with protein sequence MKNNEANIFVFMASLIIGILISMNISISQNNAKENKRVFLSSEQYQEAYTYRNKLRNDILGYMQQYNDYSNKLRKYENDDRNQVEVKKNIEEELKQNRIILGETEVEGQGIKIYIEDGITDDSMDAFEYQMRIVHNTDIIEVINDLNNAGAEAISINGHRITDRSEIYCSGPFLRVNGVKIAAPFLIYSIGNKDVLHSYMMDNENYLKIMMSRKIFVSVDEVDNLKVPAYNGNYNMQFMKEDK encoded by the coding sequence ATGAAAAATAACGAAGCCAATATATTTGTATTTATGGCATCACTCATAATTGGAATTCTTATATCCATGAATATTTCAATTTCCCAAAATAATGCAAAGGAAAACAAAAGGGTATTTCTGAGCTCCGAGCAGTATCAGGAGGCCTACACTTACAGAAACAAACTCCGTAATGATATATTGGGATATATGCAGCAATATAATGACTATTCCAATAAGCTTCGAAAGTATGAAAATGATGATAGAAATCAAGTAGAGGTAAAGAAAAATATAGAAGAGGAATTGAAGCAGAACAGAATAATACTTGGGGAAACTGAGGTAGAAGGACAGGGAATAAAAATATATATAGAAGATGGAATTACCGATGATTCAATGGATGCTTTTGAATATCAGATGAGAATTGTTCATAATACTGATATAATAGAAGTAATAAATGACCTTAACAATGCAGGTGCTGAAGCAATATCGATAAATGGACATAGAATAACAGACAGATCTGAAATCTACTGCAGTGGACCTTTTTTAAGGGTAAATGGTGTTAAGATAGCAGCTCCATTTTTAATTTATTCAATCGGCAACAAGGATGTACTCCACAGTTACATGATGGACAACGAAAACTATCTAAAGATAATGATGTCAAGGAAAATATTTGTAAGTGTAGATGAAGTAGATAATTTAAAAGTACCTGCGTACAATGGAAATTATAATATGCAATTTATGAAAGAAGATAAATAG
- a CDS encoding RNA-binding protein produces the protein MNKKKFMDKMSFQHENDISNIYDKIIVAQKTGRNVYTNEFYTPHVWKMIENMEDQIGLSVSSYGIFENAERRILVFSEGCHEEEYPVDLIKIATSSKFSKLCHRDYLGALMSLGLKREKFGDLILQEDGCCYVACSRDISQYIESSFTRVGNLSCKAHIMDLNNAEIPDYNFETEIIVVSSLRIDCIVSSICNLSRSGGEELVKKGRVQLDYFECDKKDRILEYNSTITIRGYGKFKLLEKVGTTGKGRIKVLVKKFI, from the coding sequence ATGAACAAGAAAAAATTTATGGATAAGATGAGTTTCCAACATGAGAATGATATATCCAATATATATGATAAGATAATAGTGGCCCAAAAAACAGGCAGAAATGTATATACCAATGAATTTTATACTCCGCATGTATGGAAAATGATTGAAAATATGGAGGATCAGATTGGATTAAGTGTATCCAGTTACGGTATATTTGAAAATGCTGAGAGAAGAATATTGGTATTTTCTGAAGGCTGCCATGAGGAAGAATATCCTGTGGATTTAATTAAAATAGCTACAAGCTCCAAATTTTCCAAGCTCTGTCACAGGGATTATTTGGGAGCACTTATGTCCCTTGGACTTAAAAGAGAAAAATTTGGCGATTTGATATTGCAGGAAGACGGATGCTGTTACGTGGCCTGTTCCAGGGATATAAGCCAATACATAGAATCTAGTTTCACTAGAGTGGGGAATTTAAGTTGTAAAGCGCATATTATGGATTTAAATAATGCTGAAATACCAGACTATAATTTTGAAACTGAGATTATAGTGGTTTCATCCTTGAGAATTGACTGTATAGTTAGTTCCATCTGCAATTTGTCCAGGAGCGGTGGTGAGGAGCTTGTAAAGAAGGGTAGAGTCCAGCTGGACTACTTTGAATGTGATAAGAAAGACAGGATTCTGGAATACAACTCTACGATAACCATAAGAGGGTATGGAAAGTTCAAGCTTCTGGAGAAAGTTGGTACTACAGGAAAGGGAAGAATAAAGGTTCTCGTAAAAAAATTCATTTGA